A region of the Ischnura elegans chromosome 11, ioIscEleg1.1, whole genome shotgun sequence genome:
AGTTTTCTGGCACTGATAGACGTGTATTCAGGACCAAGTCAACACCAACAGCTTCGTCATCTGAAGTCATTACTTGACCCACGGATGGTGAAGAATTGTAGGCTACAGATGGGAATCTCTCTACAATGATATCACTGATGGTATCATTGTTGATTGATTTGATCTCAGTGATCTCAGAAGCAATATCAGGTTTCTCAGATTCTAAAATTTCTAGTTTACCATAAGCTGGCAGAACTGGCTCACTATATTCAACAGATGGTGTTTCAACGTGCTCAGCAGAAGGAAAAGCATCATGATGATGGGTGACTTCTTCCACTACTTTCTCTACATGCTCAGTACTGTCTCCGTTTGCACTTTTCTCCAAATGGCCATCATCCTCCTTAGTATCTTCAGAATCAACTACAGGTTGGGGTTGCTCCGTTGGTTCCAATTCCACTTCTGTCAAGTTCTCCATTGCATCTGTAGCTTCATTGATGGGAGGGGTAGAGGATGTGGTAGAGGATGTAGTTGTATCATTGACGGAAGGAGCACTGTTGGTTGCAGTCACATTCGAAACTGCTCTAGCTTCATCTGTGGATATCTTTCCCCATGGGGCATCGTCATGGTCAATGTCTTCCATTGGATGGAGATGGTGAGGGTGAAGGTGTGGGTTTGGTCTCATTCCCATGACCCTTGCCACAAAGCGTAGGGCAGAAGCCAGACCTTCCGCAGCCATAATAATGGATTCCTCTGTGCCCTTCTGGAAAGTCTTCAAGTTCCAGAGACCAGTCCTGGCAATATGGTGTTGATGGAGGGCATCCCAAACCTTGGCGTCAGTACCCCTCTTGCTCCGTCCCTCTTCCTTGTGGAACCACACAAGTGACCTGTTCCTTTTCGAGATCATCCACGGGATTGGTAGTGCAGACTCCTCGACCAATAGGACGCTACCCTCCTTACCCACCCTGTAACCCATCTCAAGGGCGGTCAGCAAGCAATCTGAGCGGGATGTTGCGGTGAGGAAGGATGGCGTGGTGCGTGTCTCGAATCTTGACAGCATGGAGGGAAGAGCCCTGTGAGGGGGACCACAGAAGAGAGCATTTGGGAAGTGGTGCGATCGGATGAGTTCAAGGGTGGGCAGAAGATCGTATCTTGGAGGTCGGGGGAACCACACAACCAGCAGGATGTGCTCTAAACCTAGAGGTGAAGGTGTTTGTGGTTGCTGACCAGGTGGAGACACCAGAGGTGCAAAGCCGGGACAAATATGGTCTGCTACATCCCCTAAGAAGCTCCTGATGGGTGCAGGAGATGGTGAAACATCCTCCGGTGGACCTGTTGGGTCCTCATCTTGATCAAAAATACTCTCCTCTTCTCCTCCAGCCCCTTCATCAGCCTGCATCAAGTCCAGGGAGTCATTCTTGCGACTGAAGTTGTCTTCCCTGACCTTTCCTCTTGATGAGGCATCCTCGTCCCCTTCTTTGGTGAGCATATGGTCCTCAGCAAGGGTCTCTTCAACCAGACTCAGTTCTTCCTTTGTCCTCTCCTCTGATCCAGACCACTCCAATAGGGCTGCATCACGGTGAAACCTTGCAATGAGCTTCCTCAGAGAGTTGGAGGTCACAGACTTCTCAGAGGATGACAATGAGGGCAGCAGGTCAGATGCGATGGGGTGGAAAGTCAACGTTGTGGGGTGTGGCAATGGTGGATCATGTGACTGCCGGTGGTGATGGTGTGGAGGGTGAACGCAGGGTCCAGAAGGCCTAGGCGGAGGCCTTGGGGCCCATGGGAGGACGGGAGGAGGGAGGTAGCGTACTCTTCGAAGGTCGGTGACCCAAGCATCTAGCATTGCGACATCCTCATTGGTGAGGATGGATGTTGCGAGGAAGTCTGATGCCATCTGCGAGAGGCAAGGCAGTAAGGTGGTGCACCGGCAACGCCAACGGAGAACACGTGAGGTAAAGGTGGCGATGTATGCAGCAGGATCCTTAGGTGAGGCAGCAATGGTATCGTTGTCATCAGTAATGCTGATATCCAAAGGTGTCATGCTGAGAGGGGAAGAGATAAAAGATGTTTAATGGAAATTTGCAGTAGGTTTATTTCCAATCACTAATGAGATAACTTGAGTTGTTTGAGCAGTTCAATGATACCCAAGCAAAAAACATCAACCTTTCTAATGCATTCTCAATAATTGGTGGATTCGTAGGTGGAATTTTTGgtacaaattaattattttattaatcaatattCTTTACCTTTGAAAAACAAAGTAGCACACAATGGGGCATTCTATTATACTCTCTTCTCTGTAATGTTCAGTTTTGTTATGAAACATAGTAAAATGATTGAATTACTTGTAATGATTAAATGTTGGTAATTGTTACTAGTTCATcgactgatttaaaaaaagtatccATGGTTTAGAGAAGATGTTATATATCACCCCAAATAAAACTAAAGTCTTCATTTGTGATGAGAACTAGAAAAGTCTTCAAAGGAATTTGCATTGCTCCTACCTCTCAGGTGAAAGCGAAGCTGTGTAGTTTACGCCCATAGCCTGAGGCAAGAGGGTGAATCTGACCCCTCCAGCATCAGATGAGGCCCCAAGAAGAGCATGGTTCCAAAGTGATCTCGCCAAATGGGGAGATATTTCTGGGTCCTGCTGGGGGGCCTTCCGCCTGTCTGGGAGAAGGGCCAAGCCCCAAAGGGCATCTCGTGTGTAGAGGACGTTGCGAGAGCCATGCGGGGCCAAAACATTCACAGGTACAGTCACTGGGGGAGCAATCACATCTGCAGAACCTCCATCCCAAACATCCAGGAACTAGATTATAGAACAAATACATAAAGTCAAATCACCTTAGCATTGAAACTggtaaaacaaaatgaaatgataaaaatgctgatgattaaatattaaatttaggaCTGGATCACTTTAGGTTCTTTTGTTACACCAATTTTTGGGATCAGAACTGAAAGAAAACTCAATCCAAAAAGTAATGGTGTCATTAAAGATTACAAAAAAGCAATCAGAACACTTTTTTGTAGAGTAATGCTTTAAATAGGGTGATGTTACTAATCCAATCACTAATGAGATAACTTGAGTTATTTTGAACAGTTCAATGATAcccaagcaaaaaaaaataggaaataattatgaaatatttgacagaAGAGACAAAATTGAGGACTGGGACCAAGAATCAATGCTGGGAACAGAACCAGATTCAGAACCAACACATTAAGTTAATggtttaaatgaaatgaaaatctatTAATTGAATTTTAGGAAAAGTAACTTCACTAGTCCATTACCATTTCCACTGAAGGCTTCCGTATTTCGCACACTCTGTATCGGAGATGCTGTCCATCATACACATGGTGGTCGACTCCAGGCCCTCGTACTTCGTATCCTTGAGCCCACAGGTCGGGCCTGCCAAAGTGAGCATAAGGATTCAGGACCCTGGGTGATGGGGCCCCGGGCACAGATGTTGGGAATGCATGGGAGTAGCCATCCAGGACGAGGCCCACTGTTGCTCCAAGGGTCATCGAGGAAAATACCTCCTCGGCCCACGTTGCCAGTGACCTACGGTCGCCTCCATTTGGTGGATAAGCGTCAAAGACGTAGTGGGCACCGTGCTGTATTGCAAAGAGGAAGGCTGCATTCCGAAGTGGTGTGATATCAGATTGGTGATCCACAGGTGTTGTGCTGGTGGTGTTAGGCAGGAAGCGTAGAACTCGGTAGGGAAGTCTGGCCACCAATTCAGCATCCAGAGGAACACAGTCTGGGAGCCTGTGAGGAAAAACAGAAAATGAgggaatgaaaattattattaaaaaggtCATGCGTAGTTTGGCCGGGATAGTCCTGGTTTAGACTGTTTTTGAGGGAGTCCCGTCGGCTTCCGAAAATTCACTACTATGCCCCGGTTTTGTGCATAAATTATGGGAACTATGTTTTTATTAGAACAGTTCATAGCAGAAAGCGTCAAAGGTGAAttcggaatttttattttctggggggggggggacaagaactgataggcaaacggtcttctcatatttgggatcaAAAACAACACACAACAATTAGTGTTCGAAATATAGGCactgtttatttttatatgaaagttattaatatgaagaTATTAATTTGTTACATGTATAATATTGACAGTTTGCGAGCCCCTTTCCCACTTGGGCAATGTCTTTTTTCGAGAGCTGACTAGCGAATGAACAATGGCTGGCAAAAATGTCTTCATGAATTGAGCTCTAGGCTTAAAATGATTGAGGCTATctaattcacaaaacaaaaccAACGTAATGATATCCGTATGAAAAATTTTGCCCATTTTTTATGCGtctgagggggtggggggcacgtgcccccgcgcTCCCCTCTAAATCCGCCGATGGAAAGCGCAACACAATACGGCAATAAGAGTTTAGAATGAAAAAGTAGCTTAGCACCTTCAACGTACAGTAATCAGATTGCGGCATTATAAAAGAACACCGTCAGCTTCGATCCGAACGTTGCGGAAGTGATGGTAGCAGCGCACAATCCCTTCGCTTCCCCTTTATCGGATCCCGTCCCCATCACTCACCTGCCCTCAGCGCATCCCaccgaataataataaaatataataatgacacaaaataaaactaatttttattgcagaacaaaGTTTTTATCGAtataaggaatataaaaaaaggaataacggataaggaatacaaaaaaaatcctaTGAGCCTGACAATGTCTCTAAATTATCTGCTTCATGTATAACGAAAAACGTTGGGTGCATGTTCCACTATAACACTTAATTTGTAAACAAATCTGTCGTTAAATTTGTAAACCTGAGTCTATTGTTTACCATACAGAGCGAAAAAAATActgcgaaaaattaaaataacagttTGTTTCTTATTATAATGAATTTACACAtggtgaactcgtcaacaatcgatctaaTTTTTTAGGGAGTCAATCATCAGCACACTTTAAGAAATTTCTTCATACACTCTAAACACATACTTTCATTAAGTGAATGTTtttgaaatctgaaaaataaaGCGGCCGTAATGAAATCAATGATTTCCCTTTAGATGGTTTGGATACATTCCAATGACATTCTTTTGACGACGACGAGTGAGAGACCTTAATTTTTCGTGCTGGTGCGTTGCCGTTCCGCCCGCTGTACccggctctccactcaatccgGCCAAACTCTCACCGAAAGTTTTCGAAAAAAGTAGGAACGAAATTTGATCACCGGAGCGAAATTTTCTAATACAGCGCTATAGAAATAGAGCTGTTTTTTCCGTAACGGAAACAACCATATTTCAGGTTAGAATTAGTTTTCACTAGCTGGACTTGAAATAATTAAGCGATGTGAAGTGCGAAGAAGAAAGATATTTTCTGACAAACTGAGTTATCTATTATGCATGATATTCATGTGTCAAACTGCTTAAATGGAATCGTTTCCACTTGAACAGTCttctcagtggcgcagcgaggaggggttttgggggataaaatcccccccagagctcacagaaatttttaaattaaatctattttaattaattggattaaaattgcttatagaatagtgtgaggattaataaaatatccctcagaagaccgtaaaaatcaccattttgaaccattatcttaatttttttccggcggaaggcctccgcacctaccacttaccctggcgggtatgcaatacacccaagccccccagcattagttgcgcctgaaaccccccccccccctagcctcaatgcctagctgcgcccctgagtccTCTTGTGTCCAAGGACGTGCGAGTAGCTCTTTTTGATCTCGAATCGAGTATCGAgtcaagttgaaaactactcgtgagtatcgagtcgagtatgataatttctggaccTGGCAATACAACATTACATGCTCCggcatattctcatttttccaatc
Encoded here:
- the LOC124167787 gene encoding uncharacterized protein LOC124167787, translated to MVQLAASWRSAVNWWRKLSWRSLRFPILFLVSVALLIIMYRLRSDRIDQEEAEKALLETKTYVIESVRSHGPPSSTPPTLGPPTRPFQLWPDEADLSEVASHERWVVVAQDGPTRAPRSALAACAVAAAAKARGWRPIIIGEALKCCRLPDCVPLDAELVARLPYRVLRFLPNTTSTTPVDHQSDITPLRNAAFLFAIQHGAHYVFDAYPPNGGDRRSLATWAEEVFSSMTLGATVGLVLDGYSHAFPTSVPGAPSPRVLNPYAHFGRPDLWAQGYEVRGPGVDHHVYDGQHLRYRVCEIRKPSVEMFLDVWDGGSADVIAPPVTVPVNVLAPHGSRNVLYTRDALWGLALLPDRRKAPQQDPEISPHLARSLWNHALLGASSDAGGVRFTLLPQAMGVNYTASLSPESMTPLDISITDDNDTIAASPKDPAAYIATFTSRVLRWRCRCTTLLPCLSQMASDFLATSILTNEDVAMLDAWVTDLRRVRYLPPPVLPWAPRPPPRPSGPCVHPPHHHHRQSHDPPLPHPTTLTFHPIASDLLPSLSSSEKSVTSNSLRKLIARFHRDAALLEWSGSEERTKEELSLVEETLAEDHMLTKEGDEDASSRGKVREDNFSRKNDSLDLMQADEGAGGEEESIFDQDEDPTGPPEDVSPSPAPIRSFLGDVADHICPGFAPLVSPPGQQPQTPSPLGLEHILLVVWFPRPPRYDLLPTLELIRSHHFPNALFCGPPHRALPSMLSRFETRTTPSFLTATSRSDCLLTALEMGYRVGKEGSVLLVEESALPIPWMISKRNRSLVWFHKEEGRSKRGTDAKVWDALHQHHIARTGLWNLKTFQKGTEESIIMAAEGLASALRFVARVMGMRPNPHLHPHHLHPMEDIDHDDAPWGKISTDEARAVSNVTATNSAPSVNDTTTSSTTSSTPPINEATDAMENLTEVELEPTEQPQPVVDSEDTKEDDGHLEKSANGDSTEHVEKVVEEVTHHHDAFPSAEHVETPSVEYSEPVLPAYGKLEILESEKPDIASEITEIKSINNDTISDIIVERFPSVAYNSSPSVGQVMTSDDEAVGVDLVLNTRLSVPENLTEEAKSLGKELEEAVADVLSGESKIYTEKHVDMPVTEWPLNENSTSLPWDDDDVRFELPSNLSQSDWVVSADAEAPKNLSLSDWVTSSEAEDILSSITMIENASENSTNNTDVPDVSDGRKDDGEEEMVTEYMVDDHVNITHLLKSEVSNTTLQQTFEFKSAELYEDDIKVEEPQPTVNGEVSLGEGLLSYKDVVGDSPQFISTLPSANGNTRGVEETAEVVVEGAERDPRRRKRETGYAEGGEESLKEKEHQPTLGLREPQDQEDNRGAQLGEMDPRLKQSLEEIEELFSELAREFPADADAVLKEEGNPNIMQYSSGHYGLDHTDFRHLHCDYREEEQEEMEEGDDGAGDPGQDGESEWSRQNHFEPCVALRRFFLRLHFSHHSAASMLKLLRLATTRGSAPVFHLPMRLQRELHLSASLLLSQGFPEEAVLPLLVYGLAGENGWVNLKKGRFVDDGVNGAFPTLNTEADFLHPTNLRTVADEPRMRSVFCLKFLLRVLDG